The following are encoded together in the Meriones unguiculatus strain TT.TT164.6M chromosome 16, Bangor_MerUng_6.1, whole genome shotgun sequence genome:
- the Mapk13 gene encoding mitogen-activated protein kinase 13, which produces MSLTRKRGFYKQDINKTAWELPKTYLAPAHVGSGAYGAVCSATDKRTGEKVAIKKLSRPFQSEIFAKRAYRELLLLKHMHHENVIGLLDVFTPASSLRNFHDFYLVMPFMQTDLQKLMGMEFSEDKVQYLVYQMLKGLKYIHSAGVVHRDLKPGNLAVNEDCELKILDFGLARHADPEMTGYVVTRWYRAPEVILSWMHYNQTVDIWSVGCIMAEMLTGKTLFKGKDYLDQLTQILKVTGVPGAEFVQKLKDKAAKSYIQSLPQSPKKDFTQLFPRASPQAADLLDRMLELDVDKRLTAAQALAHPFFEPFRDPEEETEAQQPLDDSLEHEKLTVDEWKQHIYKEIQNFSPIARKDSRRRSGMKLQ; this is translated from the exons ATGAGCCTCACCCGGAAGAGGGGCTTCTACAAGCAGGACATCAACAAGACGGCCTGGGAGCTCCCCAAGACCTACCTGGCGCCCGCGCACGTCGGCAGCGGGGCCTATGGCGCGGTGTG CTCGGCCACTGACAAGCGGACGGGGGAGAAGGTGGCCATCAAGAAGCTGAGCCGGCCCTTCCAGTCGGAGATCTTCGCCAAGCGAGCCTACCGCGAGCTCCTGCTGCTGAAGCACATGCACCATGAGAAC GTCATCGGGCTCCTGGACGTCTTCACCCCGGCCTCTTCCCTTCGGAACTTCCATGATTT CTACCTGGTGATGCCCTTCATGCAGACGGACCTGCAGAAGCTCATGGGGATGGAGTTCAGTGAGGACAAGGTCCAGTACCTGGTATACCAGATGCTTAAAGGTCTAAAG TACATCCACTCTGCCGGTGTTGTCCACAGG GACCTGAAGCCGGGCAACCTGGCGGTGAACGAAGACTGTGAGCTGAAG ATCCTGGACTTCGGGCTGGCGCGGCATGCGGACCCCGAGATGACCGGGTACGTGGTGACCCGCTGGTACAGGGCCCCCGAGGTGATTCTCAGCTGGATGCATTACAACCAGACAG TGGACATCTGGTCCGTTGGCTGCATCATGGCGGAGATGCTGACCGGCAAGACGCTGTTCAAGGGAAAGGACT ACCTGGACCAGCTGACCCAGATTCTGAAGGTGACTGGGGTGCCGGGTGCTGAGTTTGtgcagaagctgaaagacaagGCG GCCAAATCCTACATCCAGTCTCTGCCCCAGAGCCCCAAGAAGGATTTCACCCAGCTCTTCCCACGTGCCAGCCCCCAGG CTGCGGACCTGCTGGACAGGATGCTGGAGCTGGACGTGGACAAGCGCCTGACCGCCGCCCAGGCACTCGCTCACCCCTTCTTTGAGCCCTTCCGGGACCCCgaggaggagacagaggcccAGCAGCCACTTGATGATTCCTTAGAACACGAGAAGCTCACTGTGGATGAGTGGAAAC AACACATCTACAAAGAGATCCAGAACTTCAGCCCCATAGCCCGGAAGGACTCTCGCCGAAGAAGTGGCATGAAGCTGCAGTGA